The Cicer arietinum cultivar CDC Frontier isolate Library 1 chromosome 1, Cicar.CDCFrontier_v2.0, whole genome shotgun sequence genome contains the following window.
GGGAAAAGTAGCAGAATGAGAGGAGATAAGGCCCCAGGCTAAGAGCGGGAGAGAGTATACAAAGAAAGGCACGATAGTACTGAAATCTTAAAAGAGTGACAGGGAATGCATTAGACTTGGGTTGCCATATACCtgtatcttaatttttttttaaagtatcaTATTTGATACTTGTATTGACATGTAGCTGGTTTGATAACATTTTAAAGAGATTAATTTTGATACACCGTTAGTGTATAACTTTTTATACTTTTTAAGAATGCTTTAAGTAAAGTCAAACGTTTTTAATGACCCAACAATTCTTTTTTATGATCCAACAGTTTTTTATTTCATGATCCAATAATTTTACTGCAACTCAGATTTATCTTTCAGAAATATGGTCACTAGAACTTTGATTGATGgagtaaaatatatttcaaaaggGAAATGTTGATTCTCGCAAGAGATTTTTATCACGAATAATTTTGATTCGTTGCTCAACACCATGTTTTCTACcaaataccaaaataaaatcattCTCCTTTGTTGTAATTAATACACATTAGCATTGATTGACTTCATGAAGAAAAACTTCGTCATATATAGCACTGCTGCTTTCAAAATTATGGTCAGTAGAACTTTGCTAAGGGTTGAAAGTTAAAAGTCCAACTCATATATGTATGCTTGTCTAGTTTTTCCGTAATTAGTTCGAGGTCAATTTTCTAGTTATGTGTGATTGTCTAATTGTTATGTTTTTGCTCTGCTACACCTGGATTACTCAAATGTTTCTTTCTCTGACTAGtattgattttttatgaaattagttGATAGGTCCATTTTCTAGTTATGTATGCTTGTCCAGTTGTTATGTTTTTGCTGTGCTAGACCTGGATTACTCAAATGTTTCTTGCTCTGACTGGTATCTTGTACAGGGGTTTGTAACCATGCTTTTCACTTCCACTGCATAAGCCGATGGCTCAAGACACGTCAAGTATGTCCTCTAGGTATGTTAGCCAATTTCCTTTTACCTTTCTTTTTCTGTTTGGACCCAGTTGATTAATTACTTTTCCTCACTGGCTTCTTCTTTCTCTACATGGTACAGATAACAGTGAGTGGGAGTTTCAGAAATATGGTCACTAGAACTTTGATGCAGCTGAGCTGCTGCCTACTTGGACATTTGTACTGTCTAACTTTTCTACTGTAACATTTATAGCTCTGTCTGCACTGTCTTTTGCTTGTTTCCTTGAGTTTAACTATAATTTAGAACGACACTCTTAAATCCATTATAGCACAGTTACACCCTCCACTTGGAAATGTGATCATACTCTTTCAACTTACACAAATATGGATGTTTGGGTTGGCTCATTTGAATCCTTCTTTTCAGAGGAAAATGATCTGTCatttattgaaattgaaatatacAATATACAATGATTATATGTATGTGcttaaaataaactataaaataaaattgcttggattttaattgtttatttgtttgattAACCATTAAAATCACTGACTTATTCCTCTATGGGTAATCTCACCTTTTAAAGGACCTAAATTTATTGCATTACATGATTCTCGAGCAATATTACATGAAATATACTGCAAATATTCACGGGTTGGATTTACTCTAACACTCGTTTTGATAGTTTATCCGATATTGGGTGAAATATTTTGTAGTCCTACCTTTTTTAAGGATGGGCCTCACATTAAGTGATTAAGTGATGTTACCTACATTAATTTAATCGGATATAAGAGTGTTAGAGTGAACGATGTATAGTATTTTTTCGTTGATACACAAAAAAGATGCATATATttatggataaatatttaaaaaattgagacaaatatttgtcattgataaatattaaaaaaatacacaataaatatttgtcaaatattaatatatgtataacagatatttataaataattcataaagaaacattaaataaatatttgtaagtaacgaatataaaaatatacatgacaaatatttgctactaatactaaaaaaaatacagtAAAAACAATTGTcactgaaaaatattaaaagcaaCGAGGCAATGTTTTCTAttgatatatatacatattaaatacgagataaatattttttattgatacatAAATTAATAGCACAAGTTtcttgttaattaaattaaaaaactatttcaattcaattttatccAAATACATTTTGTTccaaatttaacttttaaaatcaaaaataaaaaactcactATCACTCCTTAGGAATGTTAAGAAACATTGCTCATCATTTTTAGCTTTTCATGCCAATTCTTGTATGCATTAAACTCTATGAGAAGCACATTTTAAGTTAAATTCATTGGTGGAAATAAGTTTATATTAGTTTAAGTTAACGACACATAGAAATCAGTTaagttttcaaaagaaaaaaagaaacataacgTATGGAAGTGTTTCAAAAAGTATAGGCACtcttttaaatcataaatacCTACGTGTCTATTCCATCTATAAAACTATAAGAACCAATTGTAATGTAAAAACTTTGTCCGATTGgtcaatttaaaaatgatttttatccatttaaattaattaatgtagaTGTCTATTTAAGAACATAAAGAGTGAGAAGAAATTGccgaaataaaattaatccaaacACCCATCGACAAACAGGCCTAGTCTAGCGTAACCAAATGATGAGACATGTTGGAACTTTAGAAGTAGAACAGGTCTTGTATTGCCGTGTGCGATGTCTCCACTAGTTCTTTACACCATCAAACAAAACAATTGTGACAATAGCCCAAGAGGACAGGATAGAGAGATAACAGGATGCATCTTTGCACATTTTGTTTACACAAGGATCATTGCACGAATACCCACAAAATGGAGATACTATCATACTAGGGTTTTGATGGGTGTGCCCACACACCTAATAACTATATGTCCCTACATTTTTATGCTTGATCttctataaattttaactaCGATCATATCTTAGACCACATCTTCTTCTTTAATAAAGTAATTAGATTATGGTCCGCGCGCTGtgcggatattaattaattaattttataagttttataagtaatattttatgtattataaatatagttattttataatattactttattgatttgtaataattgaatatgattaggaaaattaaaatgaaggaaaatcatgtttatcacaattatctaatttaattttttaaatattttgtaaaattcgtatgataacttattatataggataattgtctgactcattgtactttaattattaatttctttttcaacatataatagtacttgtagttatttgatgaaataaaatgtaaaatacaaacccaaaaaaaagatgtaaaaaatattaatgttgaattatattgtagtgtagctaaatttatttgctttattagtatgatgttttaattgcgagcatgagaagtcgtattttatgattatttttaatgaatttgggtattttctttcaaatagaatatatatttttactttataaaatgttactacaaaaatgaattgacataaactgaaagtaactataaatgtcaatttatttttcaacatataatggtacttgtatttatttgataaaataaaatgtaaaatacaaacccaacaaTAAGATNNNNNNNNNNNNNNNNNNNNNNNNNNNNNNNNNNNNNNNNNNNNNNNNNNNNNNNNNNNNNNNNNNNNNNNNNNNNNNNNNNNNNNNNNNNNNNNNNNNNNNNNNNNNNNNNNNNNNNNNNNNNNNNNNNNNNNNNNNNNNNNNNNNNNNNNNNNNNNNNNNNNNNNNNNNNNNNNNNNNNNNNNNNNNNNNNNNNNNNNNNNNNNNNNNNNNNNNNNNNNNNNNNNNNNNNNNNNNNNNNNNNNNNNNNNNNNNNNNNNNNNNNNNNNNNNNNNNNNNNNNNNNNNNNNNNNNNNNNNNNNNNNNNNNNNNNNNNNNNtgtcaaatagaatatatatttttattttataaaatattactaaaaaaatggattgacataaattaaaagtaactataaatgaattgacattaatgagtatttgaatttttaacgtataaaatcattactgctcataaatagtttttatgtcGATTCTGAGTGATTATGtggtttttttcaattaaatttaatgactaataatataaattattactattgctaaatgactaataatattataaaataatttataaatttattataaaataatttgataataatataaattataaattattatcaaattgtaaaataatttataaatttattataaataattgtaaaataattttataatttataaatttattataaaataatattatcaaatagattttggaggttttaaaaaattctagaAGAAAGATGAGAAGTTTTATGGCTGGCGTCGATGAAATATGTTGAAGTGGCAAAAAACGATGATGTGGCATCGGTAGTTTGNNNNNNNNNNNNNNNNNNNNNNNNNNNNNNNNNNNNNNNNNNNNNNNNNNNNNNNNNNNNNNNNNNNNNNNNNNNNNNNNNNNNNNNNNNNNNNNNNNNNNNNNNNNNNNNNNNNNNNNNNNNNNNNNNNNNNNNNNNNNNNNNNNNNNNNNNNNNNNNNNNNNNNNNNNNNNNNNNNNNNNNNNNNNNNNNNNNNNNNNNNNNNNNNNNNNNNNNNNNNNNNNNNNNNNNNNNNNNNNNNNNNNNNNNNNNNNNNNNNNNNNNNNNNNNNNNNNNNNNNNNNNNNNNNNNNNNNNNNNNNNNNNNNNNNNNNNNNNNNNNNNNNNNNNNNNNNNNNNNNNNNNNNNNNNNNNNNNNNNNNNNNNNNNNNNNNNNNNNNNNNNNNNNNNNNNNNNNNNNNNNNNNNNNNNNNNNNNNNNNNNNNNNNNNNNNNNNNNNNNNNNNNNNNNNNNNNNNNNNNNNNNNNNNNNNNNNNNNNNNNNNNNNNNNNNNNNNNNNNNNNNNNNNNNNNNNNNNNNNNNNNNNNNNNNNNNNNNNNNNNNNNNNNNNNNNNNNNNNNNNNNNNNNNNNNNNNNNNNNNNNNNNNNNNNNNNNNNNNNNNNNNNNNNNNNNNNNNNNNNNNNNNNNNNNNNNNNNNNNNNNNNNNNNNNNNNNNNNNNNNNNNNNNNNNNNNNNNNNNNNNNNNNNNNNNNNNNNNNNNNNNNNNNNNNNNNNNNNNNNNNNNNNNNNNNNNNNNNNNNNNNNNNNNNNNNNNNNNNNNNNNNNNNNNNNNNNNNNNNNNNNNNNNNNNNNNNNNNNNNNNNNNNNNNNNNNNNNNNNNNNNNNNNNNNNNNNNNNNNNNNNNNNNNNNNNNNNNNNNNNNNNNNNNNNNNNNNNNNNNNNNNNNNNNNNNNNNNNNNNNNNNNNNNNNNNNNNNNNNNNNNNNNNNNNNNNNNNNNNNNNNNNNNNNNNNNNNNNNNNNNNNNNNNNNNNNNNNNNNNNNNNNNNNNNNNNNNNNNNNNNNNNNNNNNNNNNNNNNNNNNNNNNNNNNNNNNNNNNNNNNNNNNNNNNNNNNNNNNNNNNNNNNNNNNNNNNNNNNNNNNNNNNNNNNNNNNNNNNNNNNNNNNNNNCTGACGTCGATGAAATATGTTGAAGTGGCAAAATACGATGATGTGGCATCGgtagtctgttttaaatatatataatagattagtATAATTAGTATTGTGTTAAAGGTAGAAATCCAACCTTCAACCTTTTTTTCATATAAGTGGTTGTGTTACtgttaattttttcaatagACTAGTTTTTCACGGTAATTTTTCTGTAATTTATggagaaaattttaattttattttacactattattattaaacaaattttagGATATTATCCAAAAAAGAATGTATATTGATACTATCAAAATTTTGACCAATAATTTTCTCTAATTTATCCACGTGagtattattataatatctattaaaattgattaaattaagagttttgatacatttatcaatttaattttaactctactaattaaataaactgtttctataatttaaattttaattaaaatcacaacaaaaaacgtcatttttaaataaattcaaaagataaattttaaaaatttgattgtgttaaatctaaaatatgatCAAACTCATTCTTCGATGACATATAATTAACTATtggtaatttaatttgatagtacaaaaatatatagaagtccccttattattattttattattattaatttttttttttcagtttgcTGATAAAAGAGTCTACTTATGGATAAGTTTATTACTCTCTCCTATCCAAAATTATGATCTAATTTAccattttacataaattaaaaaaaaatattagtgttTTTATAAAGTTGCCCTTATAacgtaaaatatattaaatttaaaaaatatataatattaattagaggaatataattgaatttttttaactaatttcattttgaaaattgaattaGTCGATtcgttttatataatttttatttataaataagtcAATCATGGACGAGGTAATGTTCACACTCTAAGTTGTCTTTATAAACCTTTTTTCCCCACACCTTAAATGTGtctattacattatttgaattttagaaaaccaacatatatatattaaaaaataataattagtgttTTAATTAAGGAATTATagtttgagatttttttaaaaatttagaatatttaGTATAGGTGTGAAGCAATTAgggatgaaaataaaataaaccgaactaaaatttgaaatgttaGAGTTTTGCCTCCTATGAAAATAGGAGGCTCAAATAAGACCTATTACATTGAAGAGTTTGATCTGTTGGGGAGTTCAGGGAGCGCGACATCCGGAATGGTGAACTAAACATTAAGGATTcttaagagacttagacaccacgtctcaacccaaaaccttaatgCTATAGATTTATGgatcattctccttatatatctaATATAACCTTCATTCTTAATCAATATgagactaaccactcataattgaatttaaCATTATCTACATTGAAATGATAGACTCAAGCTTATTTCACTATTATTGATGAAAAACCAACATCACCCACCACTAGAATTTTGTAAATAGATGAAAAAGTTAGCATGACAGCCAacgtaaattttattttgatatttaaaatgatcttttataatatataatattatattacatcatattttcaaatattacttttaaatattgtaaacattaatacaaaataatatatttaacatccaaatagaaaattttatattatcacaTGTTGCAAATAATTGTAACTGCAAGTAcaactacaatttaaaattatgataatatATACAAAATCTATCATGAAGATAACATCATTCAAACAAAAGTCACCATATAAATCTATTCATGTGAATCTAAAGCCTAAAATATTCACACCATCATTTCCAAGTTAGGTGCACATCTTGACCTCGCTAAACAATGGCCTCAAATTTTCTCATGATCCGGCCTACAACTCTCGAGACAGAGTTTGTTGAAGTagtacaatttatatttttttaaaacagtaattagtgttaatattattagtaattattataattatactaAAAGTGAGAAACAAATTTTTAACTTTCTTATCAACTCTTTAACTCGTTGATCTCAATCATCAAATCAACGATTTTTATACTTTGTTAATAATTCTCATTAAATGTATATGGTTGAGAGGTGAATTTGAATCTTGTGATGCACAAAGGTCAACCCATTCTCCATCTATATACTATTTGTTTCCTTTGCACGTTCTATACGCGACTTGTCTCCCTTATATCCTTGTTTTTCTGTCGTGGGCTTGCAAAATCAGAGTTAATTTTACTTTCTCATTATATACTCCTGGCCCACCCAAGATTCTATATTATGATTCCTTTCTTCTCCTTTACTCAATAATAACTAGTAAATGTACCCGTGAtgaggaattttttttatatataaatgtaaatgAAATATACTATAtgtctttaaatatatatatatggtattactgttaaatttgttaataatttacAAGTTTATCCTTTAAAAAAGAGAATTAGtttatattcatattatttattgttgattgtatgtagaaataaaaaaatagaggtatttgataaataaatgattaatatagTTGAAATTTAAAGGATAATCTTATATTTAGGGACAAAGGCAAGGCACTATTGTAAAATGGATAAGCGTTGTAAATTCgagtttaattttcatacattaattgtataaaaatttaaatattattattaatgatttaacggttatgattaattgacagtttaagttttttttacaatgacaaaatatatataaattaaattcattgtattttattaatagtataatGATTATAAAGAGAAGTAAAAGATATATAAAGATATTGTCTTgtgtattgaaaaaaattaaaatctcatGTGAAAAGagataaactttgaaaaaagtttttaaaagatGACAACCACACTTTATAAGTTGATTTTGAATTACACTAAGGTATAAAAACCTAATATGTCAAAAAAATGTATAAGGCCACTATGTTTAATTAATAGTATGAAGTGGATGATTTTTGGGTTTATATATAAATTCTTTGACAAAACATTCCTCATGTTATGCTTTTACTCTTCTTATATAGTATATCATATAAGACTAAAATAGCATTCTCTGAATTGTTCAATGGAAAAAACATTATGTGCCAGTGGTGATGAAAAAAACTCAAATCACCAACAACCTGAGGAAAGTGGTTGGACTTGTTACTTTGAAGATTTATCTAAAGACATTGAACAAAGTTACTGTTCTTCTACTTTTGGTGGCTCTTCTTTGGTCTCAGATGCTGCTTCTTGTGCTTCATGGAAATTCTCACATAAGAATAAGAATATTCATGTTAAAAACTCACCATACCTCTCTAAGAAACTCtctttgaagaaaaaaagaaccAAACAGATATTAGATGATGACCCTTTGGAGGACACTGCTAGCTCCCCTCTCAATAGTCCCAAGGTATGTGTGCACGCCTCTATATATTACAGTTACTTTTAACTGAATTATTTCCTTTAAtaattcttaataaatattaaattttaataatcaaaCCGTCAAATTAAATCATTGAAGAATTTGGTgaaatttaatgtttataaaaatttatttagcgAAATAACTTAGTTCATAgttattttaaagtaatttgatcttttcttgtagacatataatatatatttatgtgcCTTTAATTTCCTTTTAACAATACTAATATATGTAGGTAAGTGACATGAATCCAAGAGAAATGATTTCAAGGAAGATTGATGATCAATTAGATGGCTCTAGGGTAGTCAATCTgattaataattgattttttttttttttttatatataagaaatgaTATTGAAATTTGGATCACCATCTTCTATGTATAATTGTTTATGATGATGTAGGACAAGGGATTTAAATCAGGGAATAATCCAATGCTATAGACAAATGATTGTGACATAAATTTCGGAATAAATATTGAGTacaaagatttttttaaaaaaagggttatgtcttcttcttttcttttgttcATGTTTGGATTAACATAAGTTTGACAtaattataatatcattattaaattgaaattctaaatatatagtttttactaaaattatagTGATTTATTGTGATTTGACTGATTTCGATAAACTATCTCTTAATCTAAGCttatattaaatgatttttattttcgaTGAATATTGGACGTTGAGATTATAAATTTTCaacttgacaaaaaaaaatagatttgataTCGTTAGTAGTCAATGTGCTTAATAATCTTGATTTTCTATGAAGATTGGACGATAGAGATtttgaatttcattttattgaaataattagGAAAGATATCTAATGTCTTTCTAATAACTTAGATTTTTCAACTGATCAATGTGTGCAGTTATTGATTATAGAGGTTTTGAGTACTTAGCTTAAGTGCtcatatattatttatacatAGCATGATCAATAATATGACTGAAATAATTGTACCATTCAAATCATTGTCCATACTTATAACTTgaattatgttttattaatttattcttgaaaagaaatttaataaGCAAAAAGAcagatatatttaaattaaatttgaataaaatacatttgatttttttatttatatttaatatcggagaaaatatttcttacaattttttatcgttttaaatttttttaaatatat
Protein-coding sequences here:
- the LOC101492254 gene encoding vascular-related unknown protein 1-like, with the protein product MEKTLCASGDEKNSNHQQPEESGWTCYFEDLSKDIEQSYCSSTFGGSSLVSDAASCASWKFSHKNKNIHVKNSPYLSKKLSLKKKRTKQILDDDPLEDTASSPLNSPKVSDMNPREMISRKIDDQLDGSRVVNLINN